CACGAGGATCACCGGTACGACCCACGGCACGCCACCGAGGTAGGCACCGGCGACCTTCTCGGCGACCAGCTGACCGTTCTTCTCCACGATCTTGGTTCCGCCCGCCGCATTGGGCGACCGGTTGAGGTTGAGAACCACGGTGAAGACGACCGCGAGCAGGGCGATGCCACCGATCTTGACCGCCGTGAGGACGGCGGGCTCGGTCGGCAGGTTCTTGCGGCGCCGCGCACTGACGGCGAGCAGCTTCTGGACCGCGAAGCCGGCGATCATCAGGATCGCCATCACCCAGCCGGCCCATTGCGGCATGTTGCCGTTCTCCAGCGCGACGAGTGCGTCGCTCTGCAACGACAGGTTGCCCTGCGTGTTGGCGCTGTTCACCACGATCTGGACGACACCCTGCAGGCCGAGGAAGAGTGCCAGGGTCGACACGAACGACGGCACCCGCAAGAAGGTGCGCATCCACCCGATGAGGAGCCCGATCACCGCGCTCACGATCAGGGCGACGAGAACGGCGAACGGCCACGGCCAGTCCTTCATCAGCAGGACTGCGGCGACCGCCCCACTCACGCCGGAGGCGGTGCCGGCCGACAGGTCGATCTCGGCCAGCAGCAGGACGAAGACCAGACCCATTGCCAGCAGGATGCCCGGTGCCGCCTGGGTGATCAGGCTGGCGAAGTTGCTCTTGGAGAAGAAGCCGTCCTCGACGACGGAGAAGATCAGGAAGAGCACGATCAGGGCTGCGACCGCGGGCAGCGAGCCCATGTCGCCACCGCGGATGCGCTGCCAGTAGTTGTGCAGGTAGGCGCCGACGTCGTTGCCGGCGGGGAAGGTCGTCGCGGCTGCGGCGGTCTCGTCCACGGCCGCATCGACGTCGGCGGCAGTGGCGGTCTTGCTCAGGTGTGGCGTCATGCGGGGGCTCCGGAGGTCATGGCGGGCTGGAGGCCGAGGTCACCGCTGCGGCCCGTGGTGATCAGCTCGACGACCTGGGTCTGGTTGACGTCGGCGCGGTCGACGGTGGCGGCGAGCTGGCCGAGGTAGAGGACCGAGATCTTGTCGGCCACCTGGAGGACGTCGAGCATGTTGTGCGAGATGAGGATGACGGCGGTGCCCTGGTCGGCGAGGCGACGCACCAGGTCGAGCACCTGTGCGGTCTGCGCGACACCGAGGGCGGCGGTCGGCTCGTCGAGGATGACGACCTTGGACTTCCACAGCGCGGCCTTGGCGATCGCGACGGTCTGCCGCTGCCCACCGGACAGGCTCGACACCCGCTGCCGGACCGAGTTCAGGGTCCGCACCGACAGCGACTTCAGCGTGTCGGACGCCGCGATCTCCATCGACTCCTCGTCGAGCACGATGCCGCGCATCCGCTCGCGACCGAGGAACATGTTCTGGACGACGTCGAGGTTCTCGCAGAGCGCGAGGTCCTGGTAGACGATCTCGACACCGAGCGCCGACGCGTCGCGTGGGTCGCTGACGTGCCGCGGCTGTCCCTCGAACTCGTAGGTACCGGAGTCGATGGTGTAGGTGCCACCGATGCACT
This genomic window from Flexivirga oryzae contains:
- a CDS encoding sugar ABC transporter permease yields the protein MTPHLSKTATAADVDAAVDETAAAATTFPAGNDVGAYLHNYWQRIRGGDMGSLPAVAALIVLFLIFSVVEDGFFSKSNFASLITQAAPGILLAMGLVFVLLLAEIDLSAGTASGVSGAVAAVLLMKDWPWPFAVLVALIVSAVIGLLIGWMRTFLRVPSFVSTLALFLGLQGVVQIVVNSANTQGNLSLQSDALVALENGNMPQWAGWVMAILMIAGFAVQKLLAVSARRRKNLPTEPAVLTAVKIGGIALLAVVFTVVLNLNRSPNAAGGTKIVEKNGQLVAEKVAGAYLGGVPWVVPVILVLVVVLGFMLNRTRYGRHIYAVGGSDEAARRAGIRVDSVRISVFVICSVLAGVSGIVLASQTAVNASQGGGNTLLLAVGAAVVGGTSLFGGKGKITDAVVGGCVVAVIINGMADLLRGANNSAWQWIVTGLVLLLAATVDAVSRRRAGASGLG
- a CDS encoding ATP-binding cassette domain-containing protein produces the protein MSDQPILELHGINKSFGAVHVLRDVDFAAYPGKVTALVGDNGAGKSTLVKCIGGTYTIDSGTYEFEGQPRHVSDPRDASALGVEIVYQDLALCENLDVVQNMFLGRERMRGIVLDEESMEIAASDTLKSLSVRTLNSVRQRVSSLSGGQRQTVAIAKAALWKSKVVILDEPTAALGVAQTAQVLDLVRRLADQGTAVILISHNMLDVLQVADKISVLYLGQLAATVDRADVNQTQVVELITTGRSGDLGLQPAMTSGAPA